In Glycine max cultivar Williams 82 chromosome 10, Glycine_max_v4.0, whole genome shotgun sequence, the DNA window atagcattataccacaaatttgattccttagaactcatggcttgtgaaaacgtctcaggatcattttcggctccaatgttgtagtctgattcttgtaggtacactacataatcactaggaattgctgtcttttttactctagtagatattcttaatgttgtttggtcatcttgctgaggaacttgttcaactggttcttcaccagtttgttcaatatcatcatgttgttccTCACAAACAACTTGATCTACATGATCACTTTCAACAGATTGTGGAACTTCAATCACTGGTTGTCTAACACCCATTTTAACTTGAGGGGTGGGAATGACTACCAACATATTACTTGTCCTAGAAGGTTCAGCTTCATAGTGATCCCTTTCAGAAGAAATGTTCTGAAATTGATCACTCCTactgatcaagtcattttcaagaaactttgcattccttgattccacaatcctagtgttgtgggatggacaatagaacctataccctttagacctttcagcatatccaatgaaatacccagtaatagtcttagggtctagtttcttctcttgtggattataaattcttacttcagacgggcatccccaaacgcgtatatgtcgcaaacttggtttccaacccttgaataactcaaaaggtgtctttgagacAACCTTGGTTGGAACTCGGTTTAATATATACGCAGCTGTCTTAAGAGCATCAATCCACAAAAATTGAGAAAGCTTTACATTACTCCTCATGCTTCTCACCATGTCTAATAAGGTTCGATTTCTTcgttctgccacaccattctgatccgGAGAACTaggcatagtgtattgggcaacaatcccatgttcttgaagaaatttcgcaaatgaacctggtgcttgtccatcctctgtgtatctaccatagtactccccacctctatctgatctcatgatcttaatttgttttccatattgtttctcaacttcagccttaaaaactttaaaggcatctaaagcttcattcttagaatgaagtaagtagagatacatatatcgtgaataatcatctataaaacTTATGAAGTATTTCGGACTATTTGCATCCATGTCTAGACAACATATGTCtgtatgtatgatttctaataaattagaactcctctttgcaccctttttagacttgttagtttgcttacccttaatgcaatttacacaagtctcaaaatcagcgaaatccaaagtactaagtACTCCTTCATTTACTAATCGGTTGATTCTCTCAatagagatatgtcctaatctccggtGCCACAACATAGAGGATTCTTCATTCACAATACATCGTTTTAACCCAACAGAAACGTGCATAGAAGTAGTGtcgtttttcaattcaatcgaataaagaccatcaaccaataatttcatatttatttagtaaattaaaaccaaagtctgtaaaattaaaataaaatcccaaaggtgcaagtttagaaacagaaattaagtttttacagaaactaggaacataaaaaactttctccaaatgtaatttaaagccactacttaaaaCTAAGACGCACATTCCAATGGCCTCTACATGCGAGCTCATCCTACTCCCTGAGTAGATGCactgctcacttcccactgacttccttaggctttccataccctgcaaggtattagaaacatggattgcagaaccagagtcaatccaccatgtattatgattcacattaatcatattagattcataacaaacgAAAGTCAATGgtgtacctttcttctcaaaccaacttttaaatttgaggcagtctttcttcatgtgtcctttctttttacagaagaaacactttgactcctttttaattgttggttgagtcggaatccttcctttattggtgcctacagacttcttcctatcctttccagaagtagaagtagtcaaatttaccttctcacactcttccattatcaatctttcctcttcttgaacacacatggtcatcaattcattaatagaccatttatccttatgtgtgttgtaggagatTTTGAAGGGTGTATACTGTTGAGGTAGGGTTcacaaaatgaaatgtaccAAGAAGGATTCAGACATGGTAACTTCCAGGGTTTTCAACTGAGCCACTATGTCCCTTAAGCGCATGATATGTTCACGCACACCCCTCGTTCCAGTAAGCTTAATGGAAGAGAATTGCATAATGAGTGTGCTAGCAAGCGACTTCTCAGAGGTCATAAACTATTCATCAATGGCTTTCAACATATCTCTGACCTTATCATGCTGGTCAACTGAACCCCGGATACTAGCTTATATGTtggtttttatgaacataacAGAGAGACGATTAGATCTCTCCCACTTTTCATAAAGATCAACAGCATCAGGTTCGCTAGTTTCAGTAATAGCCGGTGGCTCAtccttccttatagcatagtcaatatccatccagcccaaatgaaggagaactttttccttccaaaccttataattatcacctttcaaaatgggaaggtcacaagaaatattcatagattgtgaaactgcaaacaaacacacatgctcattaagaaaatttgagacTAAACAAATGCCATGTTTTGTCAATGCAAATcatgtctcaatatatgaatctagtgacacaaaacttgcctgtgggctaaaatcctactcaattagattcatcatgcaactttatgataaaactattaaatcatgttcttttccttaattcctgtgggtaaattaagaaatataatttaatattttatcctaattaatcatacaaatataacaaaattcctgtgggtagatttcatcacattacatatgattaatcacaattaatatttctaatgtgattataaatttaacatataattttactcaattaaagatgctgtggctattctctaatttaataaaattatattaatcacttaacattcaaaaataatctttgcataaacatacttaataatgcaaatgtgctcaatattgaatcataaaaattacatgtataccaattcaaaataacattgtaCGTATATCCATTCAACATGTAATAAACTTTAAAGGATCAAATCCAATGCATACcagtatttaacataatattgcaTGTTCAGCATAACTTAGAGACACACAATTTTAAACCGTTTGTGCATAAATGATTTATCCTTCAGAAGTTATAAATACACATGAACTGcaattaataaacaattaaattgcAGTAGCTTAGCAAGGGAGTACTTTCATGCTTGCAGGGTAAGGGTTCAAAACCAGCCCAAAACGTTTTTGCgttccttttaattaattaaaaaacgaaaataaggAACACAAGGTAGCAATGAGATTCGAACCCACAACAGAAGGGTAATACTAACCGCATCAACCACTGGATCAAGGCATGCTTTGTTTAGAATTTTcagaaaacaatatatattaacaatttcACATCAGTAAACATGTGCATGCACATCTTCATCCTCTCAGCGTAAcagattatttaatatataaaagttaactTCGCTTCCCTTCTACGCTCTCTCAAAGAGGttcaaacttttaatatttaaatattaaattcagccacaatttttaatatttaaaaaaaaaattgcttaacGCTGAATGTTCATGTTTCTTCTTTATTTGAACAAAGCATAATAAAGGCAAGGCAGAGGTATTatgtggctctgataccaaatgtaaaaataaacatatactgatctaaacatgcaaattaatttaaatgacatatttagatcaaacagtggaaattaaatatattacgagcgtacctccagccattgcaaatTGAACGAGAAGCGGCGCACACACGAACCTGAAAGacagttttgttcttccagacccttactcactctgaatagatggtgtattttttctgaatagagaagtgaATTTGatgatacaaaactgagagcaccccATCCTATATATAGAGTCTGTCCATCACAGAGCTCTCAACTTGTTATCATCAGAACGTGAGATAAGAAGTTATCAGTACGTGAGATAAAGGATGCGTACGTTatttgttactgaaggtggttgcaaatatattaCAAAGATATGGGTTTGAGTTgaatatgaatgaaaaatggaccagattcaaaataattaaatgttttaaaataattaaataaaatataataaaagatttGGAACGTGAATGTGGACGCTTCCAACAGGGACCAGATTAACATCGTATATTGACAAAGTATATGTATATGCATGACTTTAAATAAGACACATTATtaaggaataatttttttgaagatgATCGAAAAACTAGTAGCATTACGGagtatttcattttataatatgtaagttaaaacaaatcatgccaatataaataaattaatatttattattggaGATGGTCCGCATTATGGTGGTCCAGAGATTCGTGGAGAAGattaagttataaaatgatattctagtaattaataaattaataattgctTTTCAGTCCCTATCTAATATATCTTGCCGAACGTAAATCTTGTATTTTTGTCTGGGAAAGTTCTTAATGATGAAGGTCTTTGCCCTTGCATGCATAGGCTATATAGTGCCAAAACCGAAGTCATATGGGCCACCAGAATTATGTCTCCTTCCATCTATATCTTCttgtgtaaataaaatatataaaaaaatcaataatcatTACACAAGTAGTAGTCActtgtgttttttaatcaagtATAAAATAAGTCgtattgcaaaaaaaatattcatcttaTATACGTTTTAAAATCTCCGAcgaaaatttatcaattaaaaagataatttcatattaataacataatatatatatatatatatatatatatatatatatatatatatatataaataaagttacTTGTGTACTATGTTGAAATAACTTGTTTGTTTCTAGTTTTGGATTGTAATGGTGTATCAACTATTGGAGTGTAAGCTAAGGAGTAGTATAATATTGGTAATCCAAGTATAAAATCCAACGCACGGTATGACGGTACggtgtataaaaataaagaaaaatgttacatcAACATCTAATCTAATGTGTTTTATAGAAGAGAGGAcgaaaaaagagaataaaatattagtttaaatatttttttctataatttagtatttttttattttttttttataatttttttttgttttaattcttataaaatatgtttgttttgtttttatttttaataaagtgttttaaacattaaaaaaatgctttgaacattaaaaaatattatttaaaatattttaaagatgaaaaacaaaataaacacattttataaaaaaaatacaggaacaaaaataaaaaaattaaattgtatgaataaaaatatatttaaacctatgTGTAATAGGATTCATAATAAGATAGGAGtagagataaagaaaaataaaagatattggagggatttttaaaataataagataaataactTTAACTTAATTGACCGTTACGTAACTTTCAAAGAAGTTGTTCGCATGATATTAGTTAAATTCTATTGCTGCAGATTGCAGAAGTTCATTAACCAAATTCTGAATTCTCGGTCATTTTTCCTCAGTAGGAAATATACTTAACATTTACTCTCCCCGCACAAATATATCAAGTTGATACGCTAATAAAGATCTATCCatataaaacaattttcaatACTTTATTATCTCAtgtgatatttataaaaataaagttctAATAACCAATGAACTGAACACAGATTTTGATATCAATCTAGCTAGTAGCCTACTTAGTTATATATGCATAGAAAAGAGCAAGTGATTTCTAATAAACAAAGAGATGCGCCACTATCAGGAGGATTGTAACAAGCTAATGGTGTATCAAGAGACTTTCTTTGATTTTGAGAAAAGAATACGCTAAAGATGGTATATATTCATGAAATGATCATAGGCAAGAGAGTATAtatgcaatgaatcaattatcTGGTATGATACTACAAGGGATTCTAAACCATGCTGTGCAAATTTATCTCACTCTGCATGAAGTACTCTATGTTCAATTTCTGATTTATTGAGTGCAAGATTAAGGATCTAGCACTCATGGCATAATGGTACAAATCAGAATGAGAATATACGAGACTTTAACAGAAATTTATGAGAACAACGTTACTAAATTACCTATTCTAGTGCACCTTTGCTAACTCTATGCATTTTACCAAGATCAATATAAGTCAGTGTTGTCCCTCTTATAAGtgattttagttaattaaatgaCTCGTTCAGCCATATATTATCAACATTGGTATTTAAAACTAAATCCCACATGTTCCAGTATTATTATGTGTTGAACATTTTAGAGTTAACTTTGCCACCaactatagtttttttatttattaaggaGACACCAACTATAGTTGGTAGTGTGAATATGTATGTGTCCTTTATTATAGTCTTAATcactattataaaataatattctataAGGCAGGTTTTATGAaggttatataaaaaatgatgttgtaattaaaatggtgacattttttaaaattttaaagccaattttataataactgtATTTGAAATTGCATTATGACATCGGTTCTTAAAGAACCGATGTAGCATGCAGAAATACAATCAGGAATACGAGAAGTCTCTCTCACTACCCTATTTTCATCTTTCGTCTTCTTTAATatctctctcttcttcctccCCCAACCCTACCCTATTGCAACGCCAACACCATTTTTTctattcctctctctctctctcatttcaTTCAAAAGTCTCTTTTGACCACCACCCCCTCCACCTTCTTCCCTTCTTTGTCGTCCTTGCTTCCTCTTATTCTCTATTTCTCTCTATGCTAATGAATGATAATATATTCTCATTATTCCTTTGATCTCTGTCCCATTCTTCGATAACGGGCCTCTGTTTTTCGGCCACCAAGGTCAGCGGCTCCAGAAGCAATAACAACGCTGCCTCATCCAACCATAACTGCAAATGTTCGGCCATGCTGGCGACTACAGCGCCGTCAGAGCCAGTGACAACATAGAAGAAACAACTGTCATAGGGTCAACGACAACGAGTGTCAAAGGAGTCGCGGAAGAACCCACGCGCCAAAGACAAACCTGGTGCGCGTACGCGTGTTTCGTGCGGAAAGTGAACGGATTTCGGGTACGAGAAAGACTTCGAGAATAGATTTTGGTGCTGGAGATTGGTAAATTTGTTTGGAGTATGGGATATGGatggattttatttatttagtttgctTCGTTGATTGGGGAGGGTTTTTTTTGGAATGTCTGTTGATTCCCCTACTGCatctattaatattattttgttcaatGTTTACGTCAACTAGCTCAAATTTCTGGTTTCGAGGTTGAAGTTTTTGTATGCCTAGTTTTAATCAGACATACAAGATTGATTAATTATGGCTTTCTCTGCaatatgtatataaatttttaaaggtACTTTTTCTGTAAGGGTGCATTTGTTGGATACTATCATGGAGTATGTTTGTCCACCAATTTGTTGTTAATCTGGATTTGCTTGGTAGTATTATTAACTATTGACATGATACTATGGATACTATCATGAAGCATAAATATTCtctgtgttttttatttataaatttttgtgaATTTCTTGAATTGTTTGCTTGAAGGATCTGAACGCCCTGAGGGATGATTTAATGGAGTTAAAGCCAACACTGTTTGCTGGTGTCCCACGGGTTTTCGAAAAGGCCTATGAAGGCAAGGCcctcaacaaaaaaaacaaaaatctatttCTTGTGGATTATAATGCGTTGTTCTTGTCAGgtttatataattgatttagGGCTTGCAAAACAATATCAGGATTCCACTACTAATTGCCAATATCAGGATTTCAACTTTCATATCCTGTAATTTTCCCTCATCggattttgaattatttccaTATTACAACTTACATTGTCTCATCggattttgaattatttccaTATTACAACTTACATTGTGTAATTAGTTGTAAGCTGCGTAAACTATCTTAATTTCTACAGTAATTTTCCTGGTGAAGTGATAAAACTTCATGCTGAAAGTGGCAGCTTCAAGGAAAATTTAGAACATATTGGCTGTCATGATTAAATGTgtttaacaattttaaatttgataatttctCTTGCAGTCAAAGGTTACATTTGATGGACTTGTGACATGCACAATGTTCATTCAGACAAGATTTCATGCTAAGGACGAGGTAACAAATATTGATgtctttgtttttaaatagttttcatTTTCTCCTCCTTAAGAATAGTTTCTGTAACTTAACCACTAAGTGAATTTTAATCCTATGTAATGCAACATAAGCCTTTTGTCTATTTGTAGTTGAGAGTAGGACTCCATATGTAGTTTTCCTTGTTAGTATctttatgtattttatgaacTGGAAATTGACCTTGAAAAATACATTTACAGAGAAATGTATTTCATGTAGTTAATACTAGTAAAGAGGCAAAGAGAATGGCTTTGCCATCTAAAGTTCCCCAGGATGTTAAAGAGTTACTAAGCCTTGTTTTACTGAAATAAATAGATCAAGGTTCAACTTTTTGTCTAGCTATATTTAACTTGTACAAGTTTCTGTTATCAATACAGGGTGACAATAAAAGCAAGCaggtttttgaagaaatttaCAAGGTCTGCATCATTGGAAACCTTATTACTAACTCCTCAAgataatacttttaaattatactagCAACTTATAAAGATATAACCCCTTTTTTTGTAGTGCCATTGGTGGTAGAGAGGTGAAGTAAATATTTAGCAGCTCTATTAAACATAATCTTTTAAGTTATACTAGTAAAGATATAACCCCTTTAAGAAATGATTCTTGTATTTTTCACATTTAGCACATAGCATTTGAACTAAATttctgattattttatttttatgattattatttaggctgtaaaaatgattaattaaatttgtaaggTTTTCTAATTGTGAATTTTACCAATCTTGTAGGTGGAGCTTTTCGGATGCAATGGAGAAGAATTTGATTTGCTGAATTaatctaattattaatttgatagttGCTAAGATAATGTTTGTGATGCATTTCTATTTTGTCCATAGGCTCTAGAGAGTAAACAAGAAATTGCAACCACTACTAGAAGTAATGTTTCAATAAACCTTATAAACCCTTTGATCAATCAATCTCCTCTGAATTTGGTGTGGTAATGCTTCAGTTGTTCATTCCTTGTGGTTTACTAATTCCGTTTTTCAGATTGGTGGTGTTAATTACATTTTTGGTCATTTTGAATTAAGTATTCAACGTGTTGCTAATTATTGCATATCAACTTTGGGTTACTCTCTAAGTAGCAGTGTTgttaatgtttggttttctctAGAAATTTTTTGTATCATAAACACTATTGGTGAATACTGTTTTTATCTCTAGTTGACACTAATCCAGGTCTCATGATATATCTTGGTTTTCCTCTTCtttatgcatgtggagattaTAAGCAAGCATATGAAGACGCAGTAGCTACCAATAAGATCCTATTGGTGTTCTTCGGATGTAGTACGTATGACTTTGTCGGTACATAAAATCAATCGCGGAGTTGGTTGGGCGCGACAACTTGCTCTGTGCAGCACAGCAGCATCACAAACTCATACGCGACCGTCTCTTCCGTTTGTTCTCAACAGATTCTTTGTTTTCCTTCGTTCAACTCTTTGATTCACTCCTTCTTCAGGCTACATGTACCTGGACATGTGGATCTGTTGTCGTCATACAAGATGAAACACTCAAGGTATAcatatatgaattaattaaatgaactttttggaaaaaataaataaaattatcttaaaaaatacaaGTATTATTTAAGTCGAATAACATCATTATCAATaacaaaacttatttttaaatattttaagcaACTCTATGTTCaagattcaaataaaaatatttggttaACCTAAAAGATGCACacgtttttcttaaaaattgaatatgaaTTAAGTATATTAAGAGTGATATAGAAGAGAAATGAAgcatttcaattatttattataaaattaatatttaatatattcatgATTTATCATATACATGTATATGCACATATTATTAAccatgcataatttttttaagttttcttaCTTATTCTCTAAATGAATTATTTACCTTAGAAGAGTCATATCCTATCTATGAATTAGTGACGTCCTATGTATTAGTGATCCCATTAAGGGGAAAAACTTTTGAAATGATTTTCTACTTTcacgaaaaaaaattataaaaaaatataaaaaatatttaaagacgAGATAGGATGATATCTTTACATAAAAAGTTAAGGATTATAATCTTGTtagttgaataaaaatattttttttacaagggtaaaaaagttttctaatataatttatcCATTTCGTTCTACCCTTCTTCTATTCACATAtaaacaagatgaaagaaattttTTCACTATTTATAATCTTATTTCTATCCATttacataacatttttttctatttttgtttatattttattttgatctcccttttttctttttattattttcttctttatttctttcctttatccaaacaaaatgttAGTACACGTTTAGttctgattaattttttaaacaaatcacttttaacttaattaaaacaCATGGATAACTTTGTTAATGCAGCTGGCCTGTAAGGCGATGTGCAAGATGCTAATAAGCATCGAGAGTGGCCATGAATTAGTGACGATGCATAACGAGGTTGGTCGTTTGTGTGAAGCAATGCTAGCATACATTATACGTGAGGTTACCCTGGACCAGATTCTATAAAGGCCTTCAGgtaattattatatacaaatCATTTCAGCGTTAGCTGAAACAAACTTTGAAATGTTAATTTAAGCTTTCAAGTGAAAAATGCAGGCTCGAAAAAGAATAGTGAACATATTGGAGAAGAATATAAGTGAAAGAAGAAGTGGAATTGCAACTCACCATGAAGATTTTCTTCAACaacttttagataataaattaaatgaggATGGAGTCCCAGCAGACAAAGAGATCAAAGATAATATCTTACCTATGATAATTGCAGGTAACGTTTATATTAGTACTATTGAAAACTAGTAATATTACTATTGTTTTTGTTAGAAGTTGGCATATTGTATAAAATTCATTTGTTGCCGAATTTGTGCTATTTaacatgaattttttatatgtttctgtacatgaaatatgaaatttattgatttaaaaaataatatttttaataatgcttataaaatttttaaataataatattttcattatttttttttaaaaatagacattttaagatggttatttgaaaaatcgtcttagaaaaggATAACCTcctaagatgatttttagctAAAAACCATCTTAGGAGGTTATccttttctaagatgattttttacgAAATCATCATTGAAATTCTTGACTTTTAACAAGGTTGGCTTTAGAGACGGTTCAAAATCATCTTTAAAAGTTCTTAACAACAGTCTTTGTAGCTCTTTTTTAAAGTAgtgaattaatatattatttatatttttaagccAAAGCTTTATACAAAACAATAACATTGATCccgttattaattataaaaattagttcatatttattaattgcattaaattttttattttattctatttattcttaattttggtgttacatattttttttattaatctaatTATGATgtctgttagtgcttagctctactgagttttaaaagattggctaagattttgttaaaacataagcacttagacaatgaaggaaagctggagttgctgcacatgatgtccaacgttatgtcaaggaataagatcgggctgcacaatgcacaaggcaagataaagtgtcaagtgaagaattgaagctgcaggatccacgatgtcggatacaatgtccaggacatcttgcccgaaaatactggagttgctgcaca includes these proteins:
- the LOC106794234 gene encoding uncharacterized protein, producing the protein MFGHAGDYSAVRASDNIEETTVIGSTTTSVKGVAEEPTRQRQTWCAYACFVRKVNGFRDLNALRDDLMELKPTLFAGVPRVFEKAYEGKALNKKNKNLFLVDYNALFLSGLYN